The Cylindrospermum stagnale PCC 7417 genome segment CGAATTGAAATATCTCCTTGATGAAAAATATGCCATTCTGATTTACCTTGAGCATAATCGAATTCATTAGCAAACTTTTGCATTAACTCCCACAAACTTTGCTCAACAGAAAACAGATAAAAACCTCGAATACCCATAAATTCTATAAATTCAAAATTCCATGTTTCCAGAGCATTTTCAAATTCAATAATTGTCTTTTGGTATTCTTGGCAAACTGCATCAATACAAAAACACAAGTCAACCGTTTCTAAATCTGATAAAATTACCGTAGTTTGCCCTAAATATACCTCGAAAGCATTCTTATCTAGTTGTCTAAGAAAAGAACGGCATCCCCAATCAGGTTTAGTGTTCATTCCTATCATAAATTTTCCCAAAATATATTGATGATTTAAGCTAATTTTTAGACCTCTTAAAATAACACCACTAAACTCTATTACACAATCACCACCGACAAAAGCTTTGGGCAAATTACACTCTATTGCTATTTTAGGTTGAACGACAATTACACAGTTATTTTCTCTTGAATTGGCAGGCTGAAAATTACTTCTTTCTAAAATATTTTGTAAATGTGGATGATTTATAAAAGATTTTTCTATTAGTTTATATTTAGTATAAGTTAGAATATTGGTTGCATATTTATCGATACTTTTAACAAAACAAAAATTTAGTTTTTTATAAAACTCTGAGGCTATGTGAGGATTTTTTAGCGCATCTATATTAATATCAATTACTAATTCTTCCCAATGGTAATGCAGTCGCTGAAAAACCTTTATATAATATCCATTGGTCACAATAAAAAATAATGGTTTTAAATGAACGCTATAAAATTTAGCTTGCTCAATTGCTTGGTCTAAATTCGTTTGTTGCAATTCTTCAACTTGAACAATAATGAGTGCTGTATCTGCATTTTGTTTCTCGACATCATTTGTAGAAAAATAAATATGAGCAATTTCTGACTTTATTACCTGGTTTCCCAAATTATGTATTTTCAAAGGGTATTGATCATGCCTACATTTATCTGGGTAGCCAAGATATTGAAACACAGGTAAAACAAACTTGTTTGCTACATCAGCTTCGTTTTGTAAAAGATGATGCTCAAAGGCTTGTAGCCAGGTGATAAATTGTTGAATTGGCTCCATAATAGTCATTAGGTAATCTACTAGCTTGTATAAATTTGCCTTTCCCTATATTTTTCGTCTAAATTACAAATTTATCAAATTAGTTGAGATTTTATGGTGTTTGTGAATACTGCAATGGAGCTATTCTCCTCTAACTGAGTATGGTTGTGTCTGCATCTTACTAGCAAATTATATGCAAAGAGTATTTGCGAATTTCTACGCAGCTATTCACCACAAAGATTTACACCAGAAGCATCTGCTGAATATTCATCACTTCAATAAGCTGTTAGCTGTACTAAGTTTCTTGAGAAAGAATCAAATTCAGTACATTTAACTCATGAGAATTTAAAAGATACTTATCTGTCAAAAGTTTTTGCCTAATTTCTTCTAGACTATAACTTCTAAAAACAACAAAAGGAAAATCTTTATAATTATGGCCAATAGGTAAAATATTACCTACAGGATACAACAAGCGAATATATGCAGCCAAAATATCCCGGAAGCGTTGGTCTTCTGGTTCTTCTGATTCATTGGCGAAATATTTACTCATCACCTCACCGCTAATAAATGCAAATAATGGTAAAGCGTAATATTGATCAGTGTGTTGACTACTCTGTTCCAGTCTTTGTGTTTTCTCCACCCCATCTCTTAACTTTTTCACCAATTCCATAGCATCTTTAATAGCAAACCGTAAACTTTCTGGATAAGAAGATTTGCGACGGATAATTTCGTGCATATTCTTCCACAGTTCTTCATTAGCATAGGTTGCTATATCAGCCAGTCGCATTTGGTAAGTTTCTTCTAAAGTATTGTTAGCAATAGGTACTATCAGCAAATTACCGCTAATGTACCCAGGTTCAATTTCACCCAAATCCAGTAACTTATCTAGAGTATGAGAAATTTGTAAAAACTTATTGTTAAAAGACTCCCGTAGTGCTAAATAATTAGACTCAGTTGCATTTTGAATAACAAAATCTGCTCGTCCTAGTAGCTTTTCTAAGTTTGTATAAACTTGTTTCAGCAACACATCGCTTTTAGTTTGTTGGTATTCTGTTTTTAATTGACGGATCAGGTTGACCATTTGAGCAGAGAATGTCTCACCAGCAGCAAAAACAGATTTTCCACCTATAGGAATAAGAATAAAATTATCCCGACCTATACGACCATAACCAAAAATTCTGGTCATGATAGAAGCTTTTAAAATCAATAAGATATTTAACAGACTTAGCACACTTTCTTGTAAAGATATTTGTGGGTCATCTTGATAATAAACTGCTTGTTCTGCTAAGTAAAAAACTAGCTCTTTATCCTGATTATCTATATGCTCATTTCCCCGTCCTCGGTAAATTACCTGAATTACTTCCATCAGGTTTTTCTCGATTTCAAATTTGGGAATTTCTACCAAAATATGTTTAGCTTTAGGAAAGGATAAACCCCGACTACCGGAAGCAGTCATAAAAATGACTTTGACATTTTCTTGATGTTTTTGAATTTCTTTCTTTTCTTCCTCAGAAATATTTGCGTGTATTTCTAAGTAATCTGTACACTTTTCAAATTTGCCCCGATGTCGCTTAATTTTATCAATTAGTTCTGCTAATTTACGCTTGTTTTGAATATAAACTATTACCTGTTCAACATCTGACCGTTGTAAGAGAGATTCAATATCTTTTAAAATCTCGTTTTGTAACCCAGCTTCTAAGTTATATTTTTGCTTTAATCCCGCTTCTTCGCTAAATTTACAAGACTCAACTAATACTTGATAACTAATAGATAAACTACTGGCTGGGTAGGAGTTAGTATTAATAACAGTTGCTTGTAGACCTTTAAACGTTAATGGCTGAACAGAAAGAGGTTGAGCAGTATCTACAGCACGACGGAAATATATTTTATCTGGTTCTGGTGAAGTATCAGATAAGTGTTGAATAATCACATTTTTATCAACAATAGAAGCATCAGCAACAATTACTTTGGTATTAAAACCATGCTGAGAATCCATTAATTGATACCTGTCTATTATCTGATGAATTCCATCTAAGAACTCCACACCTCCATCATCACCTGTGATTTTATCTATCATGATAAATAAGTGCTTAATTCTCCCAGATATTTCTTGCATTTTTTGAGGTAAAACTTGACCTTCCTTGGTGTTGTAAGCACTTCTAAAAATTTTATCAAAATGCTTTAATGTGTTACCAGTATCAGTCATTTTCAAGGCTTGAATAGAAGCAGTAGCTATAATATTATTTGATGTTTTTTGTTCTATAATTGTTGAGATAGCCTCGCAAATACTATTTAAAACACCCAGCTTCTTTTGTCCAATGTCTTGAATTACATCTTCCTTAGTTCGCTTAAGCCTGTCAGAACGTCGTGCTTTTTGTTCAACATCTCTACTATCCAGAAAGTCAACAGACTTTTCAGTAAATTTACCCTGACGCTGGTTAGAGGTATATTGAACTGTGTAACGTCCACAGTTATCTGTAATTAGGTTACTGTTGGTGTTGATAGCTAATAATTTGTCACTACATAATTTTCTGGTATTTTTATCTTTAAATTTTTCGATTATATCCAGATTCACTTGTTTGCGAGGACTGACATAAAAGAAGAGAAAACCTTCATCTATATGTGCTTTCAAAAAATCGACAATTGCGGTAGTTTTACCAATTCCAGGATTTCCGGTCAAAAATATATAAGTCGATTGAGAAACTAAAGTATTTTTAATTAATTCAGCATGAGCATCTCTTAATTTCATGGTTCCAGTTAATCCTAGCTCGTGCATCAATGCTGAAGGAACTAATCCCACGGAGTTGATAAATCCAGTAATTTTCTCTGTGTGACGAGGTAAAATGGTGATTTTATCCGCAGGAATTGCTAAAAGAGAATCAACAAACTCTTTACCGCGCTCAAAACTACGATATGCACTACGCTTAATTTGATTTAAAACTTGCTTACGTGCTTCGGGAATATCTTTGGGACTCGAATCATGTTTATAAATCTGATAACAGGTTTTCAAAATCTCTACATTTTCGCGTTGAATGGATATTGTGCTGATTCCGCGATCGCTATATCCTATGGAATTGAAGACTGCACCTGCTGTATCTGGGAGAATAGTGGTTTCTTGGAGAAATTCATAGAAGCTATGGAGATAGCAAGCAGCTTGAATTGACTTGGTACTTTCTTTATCTCTATATTTAAAAGCAGTAAAATATGTCTTTAAACCTTCTGAGAATTCTAAACCTAAAGACTCAGTATCAATCCGAAGATTAGAAAAGACACTTTTTGAACGTAAGTAGCTAATATCTCTCATTAATAAACGGCGGATAATTTCTATATAATCAATATTTTTTACATCTTCATTAGAGGTGATAGAAAACACTGATAAATCAACACAAATAACTCGATACTCTCTCCGATAACGTAATAAAATTAAAGTATCTGCATTGAGAAATTCACCTTTCTTCTTATAGCTTGCAATATATTGAGAAATGTTATCTAAGTTGTCAAATTGAGATAATACTTCACTAAACCACTGGAAATCATTTTTATTGTCATAAGTACCAATACTGTTATCACCATTAAACCGACATTGATAATATAAGATTTCTACATTTTGTAACTTGTATGGCTTATCCCAACCCGCAGATTTTATGTATTCTCGAAAGAAATTAAAGCCACTTAAAAAACCCTTTTGAATAAAAAATATACTCCAAGTTTCAGCCATATCTCTTTCTAAACTGCTGATAACTTTATCAACAACTCGCTGTCGGATTTTAGGTAACTTTAGCTGCTGCAATTCCTGACGGTATAAATCACCAAATCTCTGCTTAATTTTATTTTCTTCAATGTAAGCAAGAATACCAATATTAAAACCTACTTCAAACAAACGTCCCAAATCTTCAGCTATTTTGGATTTCATGCTGTTGAGTTTTCTAAATATATTTTTTTCAATTCTGACAAAAAGACTCTTTTTGGCTCTGCGTTAACCTCTGGATCACTCTGCGTTTAATATTGTTCTCACAAGAGTTAAAAATGCTAAAGAGTTAAATTCACCTCTTCCTCTTATGTGATTAAACAAAGAAAGCTTACCAACGGATTTATCTCCGATCAGATTTTCGTAGGGATCTAGTTTGATATGAATTTTTTTGTCGGCTTTTTGGTAGCGCGAGAAATGAAATAAAGTCAAATACTGCAAGATATCATCTTTTAACGAACCATCAAAAATAAGTCCTTTGCGAATATCTTCATCATCGAGAATTCCTTGATAAATATTTAACAGTGTGGCATAAGAAATGACACCTCTGTAGTATCTTTCTTCATCTTTACCAACTTTCATGCCATTAAATAAGTTGAAAAATAAAACTGATTTTTTGCTAGGATCTTCGAGTAAATTTGTCAGTTCTGTTGTGTCTTGAATGTATAAGGAACTTGCTTCGATATCCTCTAGTCTAACTGCATAGTATTTATCAAAAAACATCGGGTATATTTTGATATCATGATATTCAGATTTTAATCCTTTAATTACATCTCTTGACATGAAGAAAAGCCCATCACCTTCTTCTGTTTGTGTCATGTGCAAGGTGCTGGTATAAGGTGCTTTAGCAATATAGACAATGTGCTTATATCCCAAGTTGTAAAGTTCAGTCACTTTATCTATAATCACGCTGGGATTTGTAAACATTTGTTGATTGTTATAGTTGTCAGAAAAAGTTGTAGGTAACTGAAATTTAACCACCCCATTTTTCATGTTTACACCGATAATTTCTCCCATTAAGTTAGAGATTTTTGCAGAACTATTCCACTGACTATCGCTTTCACGACTGGAGACAATAATAATGGCTAGTTTGTCTAATTGGGGAGATTTAGAGTAAGTATTAAAACTAAACTTTTTGGGTAAAACAGAGTATAAAGAACTCATCACATTAGGAATTTTATATGCCAAATCTCTAATATCTATTCCCTGTTGATTAGCACGATGTGTTTCATTGAATAAATGGGATAAAACAGCGGACAAAGAAACTATAAATTTTTCTATTGGTGCATCATCTTCTTTATTATTCAGATGTAATCTTAAAATTGGAATAAATAATCTTTTCTGCTTGTCTAATAAGAGTTTGAGGCAGATATAAGCAAGCAAACCATAAGTAAATTTATAAACAAAAGCCTGATGAGGTTCTAGTTTTTTATCTTCTAGACGATAGGGAAATAATAAAAGTTGGCGATTGTTGAAATGTTGATTGTAAATTTTAAAACATCTATGATCATTTAAAGGTGCAAAAATTACTGGTAATGCACGAATACTGGTTAAATCATATTCCATGCTAAAGGTTTCTTGATCATCTGTAGCAAAAAAGTGAATGTCGTTGATAGTAACTTTAGCTGGTAGAGTGCAAAGAGAATTTGTTTCTGTATTCGGTTTTCCCAGAGATATGTATTTCAAAACTTCTTTGGGATTTCCTCTCACAACGGGTTTGAAAAATGTATTGTTATTAAAAATATTCTGAGTATCTTCTTCAAGAATGCCGTTTTTTACAGAAATATGTACAGGATACTCTCTTGTAGGGAAGGAAGTTTTGCGCTTGAGGATATTTTGCAGCACACCTTTGAGACGATTGATTTTAAACTGAATATTAAATTCTTGTAAATATTTATAAATACTCCGAAGAAGTTGGTCTTTTGCTATTTCGTCAGAACCTTGTAGTTTCTTAATTACTTTTTTATCAAAAGCTTCTACAGGATCATATTTTAATTCATCGTTTGGCTCGTAATTATCATTTTTAGGATTGAGAGAAGACGCAAATAAAAAGTAGTATAAAAACGCTATTTTTAAAACCTTTGCTGCAAATAATTCTCGTTGTTAAGGATCTGCAAGTGCATCTTTGTGTTCTTTACTATCTGGGTTAAGGATATTTAGACGAGAATCAAAAACGCTTTTACCACCGTCAGTATGAACTTTACCATCAAACTTCAATTTCAGTCCAAATACAAATTGAATTTCTCCCAGATTTTCATCTTTTGTTTCTCCCAAAGACCCCTCTACTATGGGAATAATTGGTAGCATATTAAATGCTTCACCACGAGAAAAAGCATCTTTGTAATTAACTGAAGCACCTGCATAGTTTACGAGGTAATCACCATCAGCTTTGTTGATATTGTTGATGTATTCTTCTATCAGTTTTAGTCTTCTAATTAAATCTTGTAAATATATAGCACCTGCCGCATTCAGCTTGCTAGTATTGGTGTTAATATTTTCTAGCAGAAATTCTAAATAATTGATCTGTGCTTGTTTTTTTAGTTTCCCTAATGTTTGCTTGTTGACAACATCTCGCAAACGGAAAAGGTCAGAATTTTTATCTTTCTCTAAGTCTTCAAGAATGTATTCTAAGTCTTGTCTTTCTTCAGAATTTGTACCTGCAAATTTTACACGAATATAATTTTCTAAACCTTTTCGTAATTCTGCATCAAAATCATGTGTCTTCTGCACGGAAATAGTTAGTTTATGAACTTTTAGCAGTTCTCTGTTTTCAGGATTTTTTTTATTAAATGTTAACCGTTGCTTTTGCAGATTTTTATAAGAAAGAAAAGGATAGGTAAAGTCTAATTTAGGTGTTGTACCTTTAAAATTCTGTAAATCTGTAATTAGTTTGCTAACAAATTCCTCTATTGATTCACTATTTCCTAATGATGATTCTAATAATTTTTTGACACAATCTCTAATAGTGCGAATTTGAGTCTGAAACTTTTTGTCAGAACCTGGACTAATATTTATAGTTGCAGAACGCACGCTGTTTGCAGATGAACCCAAGGGATTCTCTACTTGCAAATCGGCAACTTCATTAGCTACCTGATCAATATTGATTCGTAACCGTTTGTTATCATCAGAAGTTTTAACTATTTCCTGATTTGGTTTCTGTAAAACTAATAAAATTTTCGCTAATAAATCAGTATAATCTACATATACTAAATCTTGTCCGTCGGTTATACTATTCACCTGGTTAACTCCTAAGTAGTATCAACATGGTTTGTTATAGCTACTTAGTATAAATCATTGGTTTAAGTATTGGTTTTTAAGTTGAATAATTATTTGCTGGATCTAGCACCGGAAAATTTTTAGAAAAGGGCGCTTTTTAAATTTTCACGCCCTATATTTGCTCTACGCCAAGGCCGCTACTTTCTCTAATAAGCCTTGAAACAACCTTAACCCATCACTACTACCCAGGGAGGAATCTGAAGCCCTTTCTGGGTGCGGCATCATCCCCAATACGTTACCTTGAAGATTACAAATCCCGGCGATATTGTTCAGCGAACCGTTGGGGTTGTCCCCTTGATAGCGGAACAAAACTTGTCCGTTATCTTCAATTTCTGATAAAGTTGCCTTATCAGCGTAGAATCGCCCCTCTCCGTGAGCAATGGGTAAGGTGATAATTTCCCCTTCAGCATAACCTTGAGTCCAAGGTAAATTATTCCGCTCAACTTTTAAGGGAGTGCGATCGCAAATAAAATGCAAATCCTGATTTCTGGTTAATACTCCAGGTAATAAACCAGCTTCAGTTAATACCTGAAAACCATTGCAAATACCGAGGACAAACTTACCCTTTTGGGCGTGTTCGACAACCTGCTGCATCACAGGTGACAACCGGGCGATCGCACCGCAGCGCAGATAATCCCCATAACTAAAACCACCAGGCACGATTACCACATCCAAATCGTGAATATCCGTCTCTTGATGCCAAACCATGCGCGTCGGCTGTCCCAGCAAATCTCTAGTGACATAAGCCACATCGCGATCGCAATTAGAACCCGGAAAAACCAAAACCCCAAATTTCATACTTTAGTCATTAGTCATTGGTTATTAGTCATTAGGAGATAGGGGAGATAGGGAATTTGTCGTCTCCCTATCTCCCCAGATCAAATGACTCCCGTCTGTGATTCCACCTCAATCAACTCAAAGCGATAATTTTCAATCACCGGATTTGCTAACATTTGATCACAGATGCGATCAAGGTTTTGACGCGCTTTCGGCTCATCAGGCGAGATGATGGTGATTTCAATGTACTTGCCGATCCGCACTTGTTCAACGTTGTCGTATCCCAGTTGCTTGAGGCCAGATTGTACAGCCACACCAGCAGGGTCTAAGACTGAAGGACGAAGCGTCACGAAAATTTTAGCTAGATACTTCCTTTGCACAGGCTTTTGCTGAATGCTGCGATCGCTATACTATAACTTTCTGCTCCAACTGAGTGAAAATAACCTCACAGAGCAGTTACAGTTAGTTTATCAATTAGCTAGTATAACAGCTTCAACTACAGAGGCAAATTAACACCATTGTCTATGAGAGCCATCCGCACCCGCAGTCAAGAGCGTATTTTA includes the following:
- a CDS encoding helicase-related protein — its product is MKSKIAEDLGRLFEVGFNIGILAYIEENKIKQRFGDLYRQELQQLKLPKIRQRVVDKVISSLERDMAETWSIFFIQKGFLSGFNFFREYIKSAGWDKPYKLQNVEILYYQCRFNGDNSIGTYDNKNDFQWFSEVLSQFDNLDNISQYIASYKKKGEFLNADTLILLRYRREYRVICVDLSVFSITSNEDVKNIDYIEIIRRLLMRDISYLRSKSVFSNLRIDTESLGLEFSEGLKTYFTAFKYRDKESTKSIQAACYLHSFYEFLQETTILPDTAGAVFNSIGYSDRGISTISIQRENVEILKTCYQIYKHDSSPKDIPEARKQVLNQIKRSAYRSFERGKEFVDSLLAIPADKITILPRHTEKITGFINSVGLVPSALMHELGLTGTMKLRDAHAELIKNTLVSQSTYIFLTGNPGIGKTTAIVDFLKAHIDEGFLFFYVSPRKQVNLDIIEKFKDKNTRKLCSDKLLAINTNSNLITDNCGRYTVQYTSNQRQGKFTEKSVDFLDSRDVEQKARRSDRLKRTKEDVIQDIGQKKLGVLNSICEAISTIIEQKTSNNIIATASIQALKMTDTGNTLKHFDKIFRSAYNTKEGQVLPQKMQEISGRIKHLFIMIDKITGDDGGVEFLDGIHQIIDRYQLMDSQHGFNTKVIVADASIVDKNVIIQHLSDTSPEPDKIYFRRAVDTAQPLSVQPLTFKGLQATVINTNSYPASSLSISYQVLVESCKFSEEAGLKQKYNLEAGLQNEILKDIESLLQRSDVEQVIVYIQNKRKLAELIDKIKRHRGKFEKCTDYLEIHANISEEEKKEIQKHQENVKVIFMTASGSRGLSFPKAKHILVEIPKFEIEKNLMEVIQVIYRGRGNEHIDNQDKELVFYLAEQAVYYQDDPQISLQESVLSLLNILLILKASIMTRIFGYGRIGRDNFILIPIGGKSVFAAGETFSAQMVNLIRQLKTEYQQTKSDVLLKQVYTNLEKLLGRADFVIQNATESNYLALRESFNNKFLQISHTLDKLLDLGEIEPGYISGNLLIVPIANNTLEETYQMRLADIATYANEELWKNMHEIIRRKSSYPESLRFAIKDAMELVKKLRDGVEKTQRLEQSSQHTDQYYALPLFAFISGEVMSKYFANESEEPEDQRFRDILAAYIRLLYPVGNILPIGHNYKDFPFVVFRSYSLEEIRQKLLTDKYLLNSHELNVLNLILSQET
- the purQ gene encoding phosphoribosylformylglycinamidine synthase subunit PurQ; the encoded protein is MKFGVLVFPGSNCDRDVAYVTRDLLGQPTRMVWHQETDIHDLDVVIVPGGFSYGDYLRCGAIARLSPVMQQVVEHAQKGKFVLGICNGFQVLTEAGLLPGVLTRNQDLHFICDRTPLKVERNNLPWTQGYAEGEIITLPIAHGEGRFYADKATLSEIEDNGQVLFRYQGDNPNGSLNNIAGICNLQGNVLGMMPHPERASDSSLGSSDGLRLFQGLLEKVAALA
- the purS gene encoding phosphoribosylformylglycinamidine synthase subunit PurS — protein: MQRKYLAKIFVTLRPSVLDPAGVAVQSGLKQLGYDNVEQVRIGKYIEITIISPDEPKARQNLDRICDQMLANPVIENYRFELIEVESQTGVI